The following are encoded in a window of Armatimonadota bacterium genomic DNA:
- the ubiE gene encoding bifunctional demethylmenaquinone methyltransferase/2-methoxy-6-polyprenyl-1,4-benzoquinol methylase UbiE: MHDTASNTGDMPGSSLAALLDASPASREQSVRAMFAAIAPRYDLLNALLSFNRHHAWRRAAVRFARISPGQVCLDMCSGTADLALEAAHATGPSGAVLGMDFCLPMLAAARRKPQFRQNANIVFSTANACAIPCHSGLFDAVTIGFGIRNVTRIDTCLLELYRVLKPGGRLVILEFARPERGWTRPIVDFYLFRLLPRVGAIFSRRDAYRYLPESMKRFLTRAELRDRMELSGFTNVTWHDMHLGTVCIHVGVRPDGGAS, translated from the coding sequence ATGCACGACACTGCCTCAAACACGGGTGATATGCCGGGCTCAAGTCTCGCAGCGCTTCTCGACGCGAGCCCGGCGAGCCGCGAGCAGTCGGTCCGCGCGATGTTCGCAGCCATCGCGCCGCGTTATGACCTGCTCAACGCGCTACTCAGTTTTAACCGGCACCACGCGTGGCGTCGCGCCGCTGTCCGGTTCGCCCGCATCTCGCCCGGCCAGGTATGTCTGGACATGTGCTCCGGGACCGCAGACCTCGCGTTGGAAGCTGCGCACGCCACTGGACCTAGCGGCGCCGTGCTCGGAATGGATTTCTGCCTGCCAATGCTGGCAGCCGCACGCCGCAAGCCCCAATTCCGACAAAACGCCAATATCGTGTTTTCAACGGCCAATGCCTGCGCAATTCCGTGCCATAGCGGTCTGTTCGACGCAGTAACGATCGGCTTCGGCATTCGGAATGTGACGCGGATCGATACCTGCCTCCTTGAACTCTACCGGGTGCTAAAGCCTGGAGGTCGCCTGGTGATACTGGAATTTGCCCGTCCGGAGCGCGGCTGGACGCGGCCTATTGTCGACTTCTATCTGTTCCGGCTGCTGCCGCGGGTCGGCGCGATTTTTAGCCGAAGGGACGCGTACCGTTACCTTCCGGAATCGATGAAGCGCTTCTTGACGAGGGCCGAACTGCGCGACCGGATGGAGTTGTCCGGGTTTACCAACGTAACCTGGCACGATATGCACCTTGGGACGGTCTGTATCCACGTCGGTGTTCGTCCCGATGGCGGCGCATCGTGA
- the xylA gene encoding xylose isomerase translates to MADYTPRKSDQFTFGLWTVGNRGRDPFGDFVRGPVSPIDAVHKLSALGAYGVNLHDNDLVPIDSTASERDRIVREFKSALAASGMRVPMATTNMFFDPIFKDGAFTSNDPTVRAYAVQKTMRAMDLGAELGAGVYVFWGGREGAETDAARCPIDALKRYRECLNFVAAYSEDQGYGLKFALEPKPNEPRGDIYLPVVGAALAFIQTLDRPELFGVNPEFAHETMAGLNFVHAVGQALDCGKLFHVDLNGQKPGRYDQDYRFGAEDLKTNLFLVRLLESHGYTGMRHFDAHAYRTEDQEGVWDFAAGCMRTYLILKEKARQMDSDPEISALLAESAADPNGHAGLIGKYSRDRAVAVQALAINRDAVGARGLRYERLDQLVSELLMGVR, encoded by the coding sequence ATGGCAGATTACACTCCGCGCAAGAGCGACCAGTTTACGTTTGGATTGTGGACTGTGGGCAACCGGGGACGCGACCCATTCGGCGATTTCGTTCGCGGTCCGGTCAGTCCGATCGATGCCGTGCACAAGCTCTCGGCGCTCGGCGCGTATGGCGTAAACCTGCATGATAACGATCTGGTGCCTATTGACAGCACCGCATCAGAGCGCGACCGGATAGTTCGCGAGTTCAAGTCTGCCCTTGCCGCCTCGGGCATGCGCGTTCCGATGGCGACTACCAATATGTTCTTCGACCCCATCTTCAAGGATGGCGCCTTTACCTCCAACGACCCTACGGTACGCGCATACGCGGTCCAGAAGACGATGCGCGCGATGGACCTCGGCGCGGAACTTGGCGCCGGTGTCTATGTCTTTTGGGGCGGACGCGAGGGCGCCGAGACCGATGCCGCCCGCTGCCCGATCGACGCGCTGAAGCGATACCGCGAATGCCTGAACTTTGTGGCCGCATACAGTGAGGACCAGGGCTATGGGCTCAAGTTTGCGCTGGAACCGAAACCCAACGAGCCCCGCGGCGATATCTACCTGCCGGTGGTCGGCGCCGCGCTTGCCTTTATCCAAACTCTCGACCGGCCTGAGCTGTTTGGTGTCAACCCGGAATTTGCGCATGAAACGATGGCAGGGCTCAACTTTGTGCACGCGGTTGGCCAGGCGCTGGATTGTGGCAAGCTGTTCCACGTGGACCTGAATGGTCAAAAGCCCGGACGCTACGACCAGGACTACCGGTTTGGGGCCGAAGACCTGAAAACCAACCTCTTTCTGGTACGACTGCTTGAGAGTCACGGTTACACCGGAATGCGGCACTTTGACGCACACGCTTACCGGACGGAGGATCAGGAAGGCGTTTGGGATTTTGCCGCTGGGTGCATGCGCACTTACCTCATCCTGAAGGAGAAGGCGCGCCAGATGGACTCCGATCCTGAGATTTCGGCGTTGCTTGCCGAATCCGCCGCGGATCCCAACGGGCACGCCGGGCTGATCGGCAAATACTCGCGGGATCGGGCAGTCGCCGTCCAGGCTCTGGCGATCAACCGCGATGCGGTTGGTGCGCGCGGACTGCGATACGAGCGCCTGGATCAACTGGTAAGCGAACTACTGATGGGGGTCCGATAG
- a CDS encoding TlpA family protein disulfide reductase — translation MAPKGLQLVAINYGDPAATIRQYIETSKWTFRIVMGGGEKDPGFPVFSHYGVQAFPTNYVLDSTGKVVWHGVGFDEGAIRSALAKLGVK, via the coding sequence CTGGCGCCCAAGGGTTTGCAGCTGGTTGCGATTAACTACGGCGACCCTGCCGCCACAATCCGGCAATACATCGAGACGAGCAAGTGGACATTCCGGATCGTGATGGGCGGCGGCGAGAAGGATCCCGGGTTCCCCGTGTTCAGCCACTACGGCGTCCAGGCATTTCCTACGAACTACGTGCTCGATTCCACGGGCAAGGTGGTCTGGCACGGCGTTGGCTTTGACGAAGGCGCAATCCGATCGGCGCTAGCAAAGCTAGGCGTAAAGTAG
- the lexA gene encoding transcriptional repressor LexA, with translation MTRGLTEKQERILSFLLEFVDDKGYPPSIREIGNHFQISSLRGVTVHLDALERKGYINRASTSRSITVIGKTGRTAVARGASFVPLVGTIAAGTPITATQNVEGQVPVPEEMVRNVDGAFALLVKGDSMIDAHIMPHDLVVIRPQASADSGDLVAVLLGDEATVKRIQFTPTGARLMPANNAYDPIEVRREDSLIIGKVIGLIRSYDGLAPR, from the coding sequence ATGACACGGGGCCTAACCGAGAAACAGGAACGCATATTGAGCTTCCTGCTGGAGTTTGTAGACGACAAAGGGTACCCGCCAAGCATCCGCGAGATTGGCAACCATTTCCAGATATCCAGCCTGCGCGGCGTCACCGTTCATCTTGACGCGCTGGAACGCAAGGGCTACATCAACCGCGCCAGCACATCGAGATCGATCACCGTGATCGGAAAAACCGGTCGCACTGCCGTAGCGCGCGGCGCATCATTCGTACCGCTTGTTGGGACCATTGCAGCCGGAACACCGATTACTGCTACTCAGAACGTTGAGGGCCAGGTTCCGGTACCGGAGGAGATGGTGCGAAATGTGGATGGTGCATTTGCCCTGCTGGTGAAGGGCGACTCCATGATTGATGCGCACATTATGCCACACGACCTGGTGGTGATTCGTCCACAGGCCAGCGCCGACAGCGGTGATCTGGTAGCCGTTCTACTCGGCGACGAGGCGACTGTAAAGCGCATCCAGTTCACGCCCACCGGCGCACGCTTGATGCCTGCGAATAACGCCTACGACCCGATTGAGGTTCGCCGGGAAGACAGCCTTATTATCGGAAAAGTTATAGGTCTTATCCGAAGTTACGACGGACTGGCGCCCCGCTAA
- a CDS encoding alcohol dehydrogenase catalytic domain-containing protein codes for MAPLHGRASLLTEAGAPARVEDILIDAPGRDEVLIRLAASGVCHTDLHTKTMNGMGMAFPIVLGHEGAGWVEEVGEGVTGLEKGDPVVIAYRAPCGSCPACLRGDPRHCYRALRPGTRIHRASDGAACAQVLRCGTFSTHTVVHSRAAIKMPAQMPLEKACLIACGVVTGVGAVFNTSPVFRGARVAVVGCGGVGLSVIQGAKLAHARQIIGVDVNPVKLQWARDFGATDVVNAKECDAVARVRELTADGWDGGVEFAYEAVGVPQTIDQAVRMLSYGGTATHIGLPEGDAAVTLNLGDMDTGVYWNKACLRVCHAGDTLPSDDFPLLAQLYLQGKLNLDGMVTREIRLEDVEDAFHEMETGNVIRSVIRFDS; via the coding sequence ATGGCACCGTTGCACGGGCGTGCTTCATTGCTGACAGAGGCCGGAGCTCCGGCCAGAGTGGAAGATATTCTCATCGATGCGCCTGGGCGCGACGAGGTGCTCATTCGCCTTGCTGCCAGCGGCGTTTGTCATACCGACCTGCATACCAAGACCATGAATGGCATGGGGATGGCGTTCCCGATTGTGCTCGGCCACGAGGGCGCCGGCTGGGTGGAGGAGGTTGGTGAAGGTGTTACGGGGCTCGAAAAGGGCGATCCGGTCGTTATCGCCTACCGCGCGCCGTGCGGCTCGTGTCCCGCCTGTTTACGCGGTGATCCGCGCCACTGTTATCGGGCGTTGCGACCCGGTACGCGTATCCACCGTGCTTCGGATGGGGCTGCGTGTGCCCAGGTGCTGAGGTGCGGAACCTTCAGCACGCATACCGTGGTCCACAGCAGAGCCGCTATCAAAATGCCTGCACAGATGCCTCTCGAAAAGGCCTGCTTGATCGCGTGCGGTGTCGTTACCGGCGTCGGCGCGGTGTTCAACACCAGTCCGGTGTTCCGCGGCGCTCGCGTTGCCGTAGTTGGCTGCGGCGGGGTAGGGCTCAGCGTGATTCAGGGGGCGAAGTTGGCGCACGCCAGGCAGATCATCGGCGTCGACGTGAATCCGGTGAAGCTCCAGTGGGCGCGCGATTTCGGCGCTACCGACGTGGTGAACGCAAAGGAGTGTGACGCAGTTGCGCGTGTGCGGGAGTTGACAGCCGATGGATGGGACGGCGGCGTGGAGTTTGCTTACGAAGCGGTCGGGGTGCCGCAGACGATAGATCAGGCGGTCCGAATGCTCTCGTACGGCGGCACAGCCACGCACATCGGCCTGCCGGAAGGTGACGCTGCTGTAACGCTGAACCTGGGCGATATGGATACCGGCGTCTACTGGAACAAGGCTTGCCTACGCGTTTGCCACGCCGGTGATACGCTGCCGAGCGATGACTTTCCACTGCTGGCGCAACTCTACCTGCAGGGAAAGCTCAATCTCGACGGAATGGTTACGCGCGAAATCCGGCTTGAGGATGTGGAGGACGCGTTCCACGAGATGGAGACGGGCAACGTAATCCGATCGGTCATCCGGTTCGACAGCTAG
- a CDS encoding prepilin-type N-terminal cleavage/methylation domain-containing protein yields MTTSPARGGTRSAFTLIELLVVIAIIAILASILFPVFAQARESARRIACISNIRQINIASAMYAEDFDETVVPAGMRYAHTPSICYECDNNTPCLTSSYWTSPRAWVDWGVPLIPYIKDEHLFSCPDRPQYGCNGYAMNTDSSDDDFPGPPTPPGSFMDNPGDGPVALTEASVSAPADCLFLYDSHDQALETAPTTNCGPSQGWDTEAWETMNSWIVAEKSGEGVQEACQAQGVEDPWRHTNGFNVAWLDGHAKYVHLTQLYQHNLDIEDIDYTPANDPNWPE; encoded by the coding sequence ATGACGACGTCGCCCGCCCGCGGAGGAACCCGCTCCGCATTCACGCTTATCGAGTTGTTAGTAGTCATAGCGATCATCGCTATTCTGGCTTCGATCCTGTTTCCCGTATTCGCCCAGGCACGAGAATCGGCGCGCAGGATCGCATGCATATCGAACATCCGGCAGATCAATATCGCCTCGGCGATGTACGCTGAGGATTTCGATGAAACCGTGGTGCCGGCCGGCATGCGCTATGCCCACACACCGAGCATCTGCTACGAGTGCGACAACAACACCCCATGCCTGACCAGCAGCTACTGGACGTCGCCCCGTGCCTGGGTCGACTGGGGTGTGCCGCTGATACCGTACATCAAGGATGAGCACCTGTTCAGCTGCCCGGACCGTCCTCAGTATGGATGTAACGGGTACGCCATGAATACCGACTCCTCCGACGATGACTTTCCAGGTCCTCCGACGCCACCGGGCTCGTTCATGGATAATCCTGGCGATGGTCCCGTTGCCCTGACGGAAGCTTCCGTCTCAGCACCGGCCGACTGCCTGTTCCTCTACGACTCACACGACCAGGCGCTCGAGACCGCTCCCACCACCAATTGCGGCCCGTCGCAAGGCTGGGACACCGAGGCGTGGGAGACCATGAACTCGTGGATCGTCGCAGAAAAGAGTGGGGAAGGCGTGCAGGAGGCGTGCCAGGCGCAGGGGGTGGAAGACCCATGGCGGCACACCAACGGGTTCAACGTTGCCTGGCTGGACGGGCACGCCAAGTATGTCCACCTCACCCAGCTCTATCAGCACAACCTGGATATCGAAGATATCGACTACACGCCTGCCAACGACCCGAACTGGCCGGAATAG
- a CDS encoding M48 family metallopeptidase — protein MTQTMELPQAERVRFPGLSSAAIEHPADRAALEVLRRTFGVDRVLRQLSNLSGERFLRILFTGDAVRVSPKQAPSIYADLQEACAILDVKEPELYLMQDPRPNAFAFGMKKYTIVMTTGLVELLTPEERLAVIGHELGHIKAEHMVYRTMAIIIARLMNEVIGSITPLGSLLSSAMLYALFVWFRRSELTADRAGLLTVQNESVCIMALLKLAGGSPKLSSELDPDEFALQADQFEDLDESWVSLYYKYLMVQHQTHPFPALRARELKEWAASDSYRKLLRGDYPHADPDAGRRTCPTCGSVVTNVTWKFCQECGAELPTV, from the coding sequence GTGACGCAGACGATGGAACTCCCTCAAGCCGAGCGGGTGCGGTTTCCTGGGCTGTCGAGCGCCGCGATCGAACACCCCGCTGATCGCGCTGCACTCGAGGTACTTCGCCGGACCTTTGGCGTTGACAGGGTGCTGCGGCAGTTGTCTAATCTGAGCGGCGAGCGGTTCCTGCGGATCCTCTTCACCGGGGACGCTGTGCGGGTCTCACCCAAACAGGCGCCATCGATCTATGCCGACCTTCAGGAAGCCTGCGCGATTCTCGACGTGAAGGAGCCGGAGCTGTATTTGATGCAGGATCCGAGGCCAAATGCCTTTGCGTTCGGAATGAAGAAGTACACCATCGTCATGACAACCGGGTTGGTGGAGCTATTGACGCCGGAGGAGCGGCTGGCTGTTATCGGACACGAGTTGGGCCACATCAAAGCCGAGCATATGGTGTATCGCACGATGGCGATCATTATCGCTCGACTGATGAACGAGGTCATCGGCTCGATAACACCGCTGGGATCGCTCCTGAGCTCAGCGATGCTCTACGCTCTGTTTGTCTGGTTTCGCAGGAGCGAGTTGACTGCGGACCGCGCGGGCCTGTTGACGGTGCAAAACGAGAGCGTCTGCATTATGGCCCTGCTCAAGCTGGCTGGCGGCTCGCCGAAGTTATCATCCGAGTTGGATCCCGACGAGTTTGCCCTGCAAGCCGACCAGTTTGAAGACCTGGACGAAAGCTGGGTAAGCCTCTACTACAAGTATTTGATGGTCCAACACCAAACGCATCCATTTCCGGCGTTGCGGGCGCGCGAGCTCAAGGAGTGGGCGGCGAGCGATTCGTATCGGAAGCTGCTGCGGGGCGATTACCCGCATGCCGATCCCGATGCAGGCCGGCGCACGTGCCCAACATGCGGCTCGGTAGTAACCAACGTAACCTGGAAGTTTTGCCAGGAGTGCGGAGCGGAGCTGCCAACAGTCTAG
- a CDS encoding glycosyltransferase family 2 protein yields the protein MQQNPDPPPALSVVIPAYNEADRILATLQRVDQYLNARGVAFEVLVVDDGSSDSTAEVTRQFGAAHPAFHLLSYHANRGKGFAVRYGVLRAVGDLVLFSDADLATPIEEVEKLEAALTTPMEIAIGSRDMAGSQLLRHQSPLREFGGKLFNRIVRVVAVPGIHDTQCGFKLFPRAVAHQVFGLCRVDSFAFDVELLYVARQVFGIHIREVPVRWAHQEGSKVRFFRDAIRMLKTLVRIRITRYRPSAAPPTTP from the coding sequence ATGCAGCAGAATCCGGACCCACCGCCGGCGCTCTCCGTGGTGATTCCCGCCTATAACGAGGCTGACCGCATTCTGGCGACGCTCCAGCGCGTCGATCAGTACCTCAACGCGCGAGGCGTAGCATTTGAGGTGCTGGTGGTGGATGACGGCAGCAGCGACAGCACCGCCGAAGTCACACGGCAGTTTGGAGCAGCGCATCCTGCGTTCCATCTGCTCTCATACCACGCGAATCGCGGAAAGGGCTTTGCGGTGCGGTACGGCGTGCTCCGAGCGGTTGGCGACCTGGTGTTGTTCAGCGATGCGGATCTTGCTACGCCAATTGAAGAGGTAGAGAAGCTCGAAGCCGCGCTTACCACACCGATGGAGATCGCGATCGGGTCGCGCGATATGGCCGGCTCCCAGCTCCTTCGCCACCAATCTCCGCTGCGTGAATTCGGCGGCAAGCTTTTCAATCGTATCGTGCGCGTCGTGGCCGTGCCGGGCATACACGATACGCAATGCGGCTTCAAACTGTTTCCTCGCGCCGTGGCGCATCAGGTATTCGGACTTTGCCGGGTCGATTCGTTCGCCTTTGATGTGGAACTGTTGTACGTGGCGCGCCAGGTCTTCGGCATTCACATTCGCGAGGTACCGGTGCGCTGGGCGCACCAGGAAGGCTCAAAGGTTCGCTTCTTCCGAGATGCCATTCGAATGCTGAAAACGCTCGTCCGCATTCGTATCACCCGGTACCGACCGTCCGCCGCGCCGCCCACCACGCCATGA
- a CDS encoding zinc ribbon domain-containing protein, with the protein MVNASEPAEDQRAASQRAERRAARAALISGLHSQLQPHEQLLAFLRGRVAGGWRGKLAIGPEAFFAPYVNIGLTDKRLILQHIHPDTLRPSEIEPHTFELAQISALTYSEIESFGGPPECSLTIRLADGDPVRLRTESADNCGNARAMCGVFAAFTAAERAVSPSIDAHCIHCHKEVTSGARFCPYCGAKQPEPAPSTRIVDVQEVADPDDVAASETSAPIEPSPSGEDSNPGGATEGHPAEQKISELIDSWARRHEASGDPGPRPEGGSE; encoded by the coding sequence ATGGTAAATGCTTCGGAACCAGCCGAGGATCAGCGCGCTGCCTCTCAAAGGGCGGAGCGGCGGGCGGCGCGCGCTGCCCTGATCAGCGGCCTCCATTCTCAGCTCCAGCCGCATGAGCAACTGCTGGCGTTCCTCCGCGGACGCGTGGCTGGTGGCTGGCGCGGTAAGCTGGCGATTGGGCCGGAGGCATTTTTTGCGCCATACGTCAATATCGGCCTTACCGACAAGCGACTGATACTCCAGCACATCCACCCCGACACGCTGCGGCCCAGTGAGATTGAGCCGCACACGTTTGAGCTGGCACAGATTTCCGCGCTCACCTATTCCGAGATCGAGTCGTTTGGCGGTCCGCCCGAGTGCAGCCTTACAATCCGGCTGGCAGATGGCGACCCGGTTCGATTGCGCACCGAGTCGGCCGACAATTGCGGCAACGCGCGCGCAATGTGCGGCGTGTTCGCAGCTTTTACCGCAGCGGAGCGGGCTGTTTCTCCTTCAATTGACGCTCACTGCATCCATTGCCATAAGGAGGTGACGTCCGGCGCGCGATTCTGTCCTTACTGTGGCGCTAAACAGCCTGAGCCGGCGCCATCTACCAGAATTGTCGACGTTCAGGAAGTGGCCGACCCGGACGATGTGGCTGCGAGTGAGACGTCAGCGCCCATAGAGCCATCACCGTCCGGTGAGGACTCAAATCCGGGTGGCGCCACAGAGGGACATCCGGCAGAGCAGAAGATTTCTGAGTTGATCGACAGCTGGGCGCGACGACACGAAGCCTCGGGCGATCCGGGCCCGCGCCCTGAGGGAGGCTCCGAGTGA
- a CDS encoding response regulator transcription factor encodes MNLCTREAVPDDFTAWLQLETACFGFDGDTPAGGATEWGLLFLTDAALTLVIEDIDVPTGPRLVGVAGAVFVSDEFVAWFRQGQPPCLNRHAAHPPTECSPAILNGAGVDRANASSGLNGLVTHWVWDTVHYSPVDSLYIRTLLMDRFLELHAGFNVRQILIETVGTEGYERCSAVGFDLLNDYSKWFTNHPKPNPEMHPYVFEAVRERILGKDGAAICRPFLYTPPRFGFDRDDQALLLHARQGLSDEELAEALFISLAAVKKRWTNIYRRVSDIDNKLLPYQTAGVRGTEKRRRLMRYLRDHPEELRAYAPRPPAAPVWPSRLGARSTTTKP; translated from the coding sequence TTGGCTTTGATGGTGATACGCCGGCCGGTGGCGCCACGGAATGGGGCCTGCTTTTTCTGACGGATGCGGCACTGACGCTGGTTATTGAGGACATCGACGTACCGACCGGACCGAGGCTTGTTGGCGTTGCCGGCGCTGTCTTTGTCAGCGACGAATTTGTGGCCTGGTTCAGGCAGGGCCAGCCACCATGTCTGAATCGCCATGCGGCGCATCCGCCGACAGAGTGTTCGCCCGCCATTCTGAACGGGGCCGGGGTTGATCGCGCCAACGCAAGCTCCGGCCTCAACGGTCTGGTTACGCACTGGGTATGGGATACCGTGCACTACAGTCCCGTTGACTCGCTCTATATCCGGACGCTGCTTATGGACAGGTTCCTGGAGCTTCACGCTGGGTTCAATGTCCGGCAAATACTCATCGAAACCGTGGGCACTGAGGGTTACGAACGCTGCAGCGCTGTAGGATTCGACCTGTTGAATGACTACTCGAAGTGGTTCACGAATCATCCGAAGCCTAACCCCGAGATGCATCCATACGTGTTTGAAGCAGTGCGAGAGCGGATACTCGGCAAAGACGGCGCGGCAATTTGCCGGCCATTTCTCTATACGCCGCCGCGGTTCGGCTTCGACCGCGACGATCAGGCGCTGTTGCTTCACGCTCGCCAGGGCCTCTCTGACGAGGAGTTGGCGGAGGCTCTGTTCATCAGTTTAGCCGCCGTCAAAAAGCGTTGGACCAACATCTATCGGCGCGTGTCTGACATCGATAACAAACTGCTGCCATACCAAACGGCCGGCGTGCGTGGTACCGAGAAGCGCCGCCGTTTGATGCGCTACCTGCGCGATCACCCTGAAGAGTTGAGAGCCTATGCGCCAAGGCCACCGGCCGCGCCGGTATGGCCGAGTCGCCTTGGCGCTCGGAGCACCACCACCAAACCATGA
- a CDS encoding polyprenyl synthetase family protein: MTNTTFLVPPCVGVSPAAFLEFVQPDLVRVEARLQEDVGREDRLVALVARHLLLAGGKRLRPAMVALAARAVEPDCDGARIAVIGAVVEFVHMATLVHDDVVDDTATRRGKPTANAVFGNGAAVLSGDYILARAMRLLAIDGDLRLFRTVAEITAEMSEGEVMEIAATGRADLPIAEYTEIVRKKTAAFVEGCCRCGAVVAHADESTEEALGRYGYSLGMAFQIADDLLDYTGDPEVTGKPRGTDLRDGRATLPFLLAMPAATESERAQLLSALGNDRLDEAGFHATFAILEEHGAFDRTRAEAREYVDQANQALSQLPASLSADCLTMLTEFVVQRDR; the protein is encoded by the coding sequence GTGACAAACACGACATTCCTGGTGCCCCCGTGTGTAGGCGTTTCACCGGCAGCATTCCTTGAGTTCGTTCAGCCCGACCTTGTTCGCGTTGAAGCCAGGCTGCAGGAGGACGTGGGTCGAGAAGATCGACTGGTTGCACTGGTTGCGCGACACCTACTGCTGGCGGGTGGAAAGCGGTTGCGCCCGGCGATGGTGGCGCTTGCGGCGCGTGCCGTCGAGCCGGACTGCGACGGAGCTCGAATTGCGGTTATCGGCGCTGTGGTTGAGTTTGTTCACATGGCGACATTGGTACACGATGACGTGGTGGACGATACAGCGACGCGCCGAGGCAAACCGACCGCGAATGCGGTGTTCGGCAACGGGGCGGCTGTACTCAGTGGCGACTATATACTGGCGCGTGCCATGCGCCTGCTTGCAATCGACGGCGACCTGAGGCTCTTTCGTACTGTCGCGGAGATCACGGCCGAAATGAGCGAAGGTGAAGTTATGGAGATTGCAGCAACGGGACGCGCCGACCTCCCGATAGCGGAGTACACCGAGATTGTGCGCAAAAAAACGGCCGCCTTTGTTGAAGGTTGCTGTAGGTGTGGCGCCGTCGTGGCGCACGCCGACGAGTCCACGGAAGAGGCACTTGGCCGTTATGGATACTCCTTGGGAATGGCGTTTCAGATCGCCGACGACCTGCTGGACTACACCGGTGACCCGGAGGTAACTGGCAAACCCCGCGGAACGGATCTGCGTGACGGCCGCGCAACGCTGCCGTTTTTGCTGGCAATGCCCGCAGCGACGGAAAGCGAGCGAGCTCAGCTATTGAGCGCCCTGGGCAATGACCGGTTGGACGAGGCAGGCTTCCACGCTACGTTTGCCATTTTGGAAGAACACGGCGCATTTGATCGAACGCGGGCTGAAGCTCGAGAGTACGTAGACCAGGCAAACCAGGCACTGTCGCAGCTGCCGGCCAGCCTCTCCGCAGACTGTTTGACTATGCTGACGGAGTTTGTGGTGCAGCGAGACCGCTGA
- a CDS encoding class I SAM-dependent methyltransferase — protein MNEPEYQRMYRLEDSYWWFAGRRQLVESLIARFAPSTQAGRSILLDVGCGTGAMSFAMQRWGHVVSLDFTHLALQFAARRGLSGMLQADALAIPLKSESVDVVVALDVLEHLPHDRPAVDEFMRVLRPGGVVVATVPADPRLWSEHDVALMHYRRYRIAEVGSLFGDAGFVWRKLAHCMTLLYPVVRVQRTLSARRPPNDPPQAALPMVPPFVNNLLRGILWAENKVAERVRLPFGLTIVCVVQKPQSTVSGLAAPQTPSA, from the coding sequence ATGAACGAGCCGGAATATCAGCGGATGTATCGGCTGGAAGACTCGTACTGGTGGTTTGCCGGCAGGAGGCAACTGGTGGAGAGCCTGATCGCCCGGTTTGCACCCTCAACGCAGGCGGGCAGGAGCATTCTGCTGGACGTGGGGTGCGGTACGGGCGCCATGTCGTTCGCCATGCAGCGTTGGGGGCACGTGGTCTCGCTCGATTTTACGCATCTGGCCCTGCAGTTTGCGGCGCGTCGCGGACTCTCGGGCATGCTTCAGGCAGACGCGCTCGCGATACCGCTCAAGAGCGAATCGGTCGATGTAGTTGTGGCGCTGGACGTGCTGGAGCATCTACCCCATGATCGCCCGGCCGTTGATGAGTTCATGCGCGTCCTGCGTCCCGGCGGCGTGGTTGTGGCCACCGTTCCGGCTGATCCGCGTTTATGGAGCGAACATGACGTTGCGCTGATGCACTACCGGCGCTATAGAATTGCGGAGGTAGGCTCGCTGTTTGGGGATGCAGGCTTCGTGTGGCGAAAGCTGGCGCACTGCATGACGCTGCTCTATCCGGTAGTTCGCGTCCAGCGAACGCTTAGCGCGAGGCGTCCACCCAACGATCCGCCACAGGCGGCGCTGCCAATGGTTCCTCCATTTGTCAACAATCTGCTGCGCGGAATCCTATGGGCAGAGAATAAGGTGGCGGAGCGGGTTCGTCTGCCATTTGGGCTTACCATCGTCTGCGTCGTGCAGAAACCACAATCCACGGTCAGCGGTCTCGCTGCACCACAAACTCCGTCAGCATAG